One segment of Gemmatimonadota bacterium DNA contains the following:
- a CDS encoding amino acid permease codes for MAETTRAHDKQVLHRMGYAQELSRRMSLFSNFAISFSIICILAGGITAFPVALSAGGGFSVAVGWLVGGLFAMSVALAMGQIASAFPTAGGLYHWGSILGGRAWGWATAWFNLLGLVFVVSSVDVGVWLLFKSLVLKPMFGLEPAWVVPVTSGFDLDMWQLIAVGALLVSQGLINHYGIRLTTRLTDFSGYLIFVVAVVLVGALLTGSTVPLDVGRLVTFANYTGDAGGGVFPATGAAPFAFLLGLLFVCYTITGFDASAHTSEETHDAQVNVPRGMWTAVLVSWVAGFLMVCTFVLVLPTVQEGAGQGWNSFYYLYEQTAMPAGVRAFLSIGIVVANFLCALAGLTSTSRMMFAFARDGGLPASGLLRHVSPRFRTPTYAIWTSVVVAWLSTVYSGAFVVLATGCAVFLYLSYVMPVLAGLLAEGKGWTEKGPFNLGAWSKPVATLAVVGAIVLAITGFFPPNEKVFYLTVAMVVVMVGAWFALESQRFLGVPMGGVIAERQKLIAEIEARYEQEPGR; via the coding sequence ATGGCCGAGACCACGCGGGCGCACGACAAGCAGGTGCTGCACCGGATGGGCTACGCGCAGGAACTCTCCCGGCGGATGTCGCTCTTCTCCAACTTCGCGATCTCGTTCTCCATCATCTGCATCCTGGCCGGCGGGATCACCGCCTTCCCGGTGGCGCTCAGCGCCGGGGGCGGCTTCTCGGTGGCGGTCGGGTGGCTGGTGGGCGGGTTGTTCGCCATGAGCGTCGCGCTCGCCATGGGGCAGATCGCCTCCGCCTTCCCCACGGCCGGCGGCCTGTACCACTGGGGCTCGATCCTCGGCGGGCGCGCCTGGGGCTGGGCCACCGCCTGGTTCAACCTGCTCGGCCTGGTGTTCGTGGTCAGCTCGGTGGACGTCGGCGTGTGGCTGCTGTTCAAGTCGCTGGTGCTCAAGCCCATGTTCGGGCTCGAGCCGGCCTGGGTCGTCCCCGTCACCAGCGGCTTCGACCTCGACATGTGGCAGCTGATCGCGGTGGGCGCACTGCTCGTGTCGCAGGGGCTGATCAACCACTACGGCATCCGGCTCACCACCCGGCTCACCGACTTCAGCGGCTACCTGATCTTCGTGGTGGCGGTGGTGCTGGTGGGCGCGCTGCTCACCGGGTCCACGGTGCCGCTCGACGTCGGCCGGCTGGTCACCTTCGCGAACTACACCGGCGATGCGGGGGGCGGCGTGTTCCCGGCCACCGGGGCCGCGCCCTTCGCCTTCCTGCTCGGGCTGCTGTTCGTCTGCTATACCATCACCGGCTTCGACGCCTCCGCGCACACCTCCGAGGAGACCCACGACGCCCAGGTGAACGTGCCCCGGGGGATGTGGACGGCGGTGCTGGTGTCGTGGGTGGCGGGATTCCTCATGGTCTGCACCTTCGTGCTGGTGCTGCCCACCGTGCAGGAGGGCGCCGGCCAGGGGTGGAACTCCTTCTACTATCTGTACGAGCAGACCGCCATGCCGGCCGGGGTGCGGGCCTTCCTGAGCATCGGGATCGTCGTGGCCAACTTCCTCTGCGCGCTGGCGGGGCTCACCTCCACCTCGCGGATGATGTTCGCCTTCGCCCGCGACGGCGGGTTGCCCGCCTCGGGCCTCCTCCGGCACGTGAGCCCGCGCTTCCGGACCCCCACCTACGCCATCTGGACGTCGGTGGTGGTCGCGTGGCTCTCCACGGTGTACAGCGGCGCGTTCGTGGTGCTGGCCACCGGGTGCGCGGTGTTCCTCTACCTCTCCTACGTGATGCCGGTGCTGGCCGGGCTGCTGGCGGAGGGGAAGGGGTGGACGGAGAAGGGGCCCTTCAACCTCGGCGCCTGGTCGAAGCCGGTCGCCACCCTTGCGGTGGTCGGGGCGATCGTGCTGGCGATCACCGGCTTCTTCCCGCCCAACGAGAAGGTCTTCTACCTCACGGTCGCGATGGTGGTGGTGATGGTCGGCGCCTGGTTCGCGCTCGAGAGCCAGCGCTTCCTGGGGGTGCCGATGGGCGGCGTCATCGCCGAGCGGCAGAAGCTCATCGCCGAGATCGAGGCCCGCTACGAACAGGAGCCGGGGCGCTGA